A genomic segment from Polyangium mundeleinium encodes:
- a CDS encoding fatty acid desaturase family protein, translating to MAPPKASPARPPSARDAAVTDLRPRDAEGALHTFVAVSLTAAGIALSSRASWAAWFVGQIVFAVSFVKWFSLLHEAGHHTLFATRGLNTLAGHLASVISVLPYASWKAIHRMHHKWTGFQDKDPTTSSLVPRPLGTFERAAINIAWRAWLPLFSFLYRAQSFWHLPRLFRLFPEARARRAFVVNALALLAIYAAAFVFVGPAALLRLFGLGLFLGFAWMDVIMLSQHTHIPLELSHGADVTPIPAPEQAPYTRSLRFSGFLSTFVLTGFDAHELHHVFPFVPGPRLREIPWTPPNEAPAWAWIRAAKAVPAEVFLFKNRSTSGLSI from the coding sequence ATGGCTCCCCCGAAGGCCTCTCCCGCCCGTCCCCCGTCCGCGCGTGACGCCGCCGTGACAGACCTCCGGCCGCGGGATGCCGAGGGCGCGCTGCACACGTTCGTCGCGGTGTCCCTCACGGCTGCGGGGATCGCGTTGTCTTCGCGCGCGTCGTGGGCCGCGTGGTTCGTCGGGCAGATCGTGTTCGCCGTCTCCTTCGTGAAATGGTTCTCCCTCCTGCACGAGGCCGGACATCACACGCTCTTCGCGACGCGGGGCCTGAATACCCTCGCCGGCCACCTCGCCTCCGTGATCTCGGTGCTCCCGTATGCGAGCTGGAAAGCCATCCACCGCATGCACCACAAATGGACCGGCTTTCAGGACAAGGATCCCACGACCTCCTCGCTCGTCCCGCGCCCGCTCGGCACGTTCGAGCGCGCTGCGATCAACATCGCCTGGCGCGCCTGGCTCCCGCTGTTTTCGTTCCTCTACCGGGCGCAGAGCTTCTGGCACCTGCCGCGCCTCTTCCGGCTCTTCCCCGAGGCTCGCGCACGTCGCGCCTTCGTCGTCAATGCGCTCGCCTTGCTCGCGATTTATGCCGCGGCCTTCGTGTTCGTCGGACCCGCGGCGCTGCTGCGCCTCTTCGGGCTCGGGCTTTTTCTCGGCTTCGCGTGGATGGATGTGATCATGTTGAGCCAGCACACGCACATCCCGCTCGAGCTCTCCCACGGCGCCGACGTCACGCCGATTCCCGCGCCCGAGCAGGCGCCGTACACGCGTTCGCTCCGGTTTTCGGGCTTCTTGTCGACGTTCGTCCTGACGGGGTTCGACGCGCACGAATTGCACCACGTCTTCCCCTTCGTGCCGGGCCCGCGCCTCCGCGAGATCCCGTGGACGCCGCCGAACGAGGCGCCTGCGTGGGCCTGGATCCGCGCCGCCAAGGCCGTGCCGGCCGAGGTCTTTCTCTTCAAGAACCGGAGCACCTCCGGCCTCTCGATCTAG
- a CDS encoding CDP-archaeol synthase: MEPAALSPLACAGLLVGSFVVGGACQSAWFAHPLSKRFTRPLDGGHTFRGRRLFGDNKTTRGFVVIVPATALAMAGLGTAAPRLGLAVWPSTLPGLLLLGAVSALGLMLGELPNSFVKRQLDVEPGAPPKHRLGRVISAVADRLDSVVGALAGASLVVELSWKTALFCLLIGPPIHGLFSVLLWVLGVKKRAG; encoded by the coding sequence ATGGAACCCGCGGCGCTCTCTCCGCTCGCTTGTGCTGGGCTCCTCGTCGGGAGCTTCGTTGTCGGCGGCGCCTGCCAGTCCGCGTGGTTCGCGCATCCGCTCTCGAAACGTTTCACCCGTCCGCTCGACGGAGGTCACACGTTCCGGGGGCGACGCCTCTTCGGCGACAACAAGACCACGCGTGGCTTCGTGGTCATCGTGCCCGCGACCGCGCTCGCCATGGCCGGCCTTGGGACCGCGGCTCCGCGCCTCGGCCTCGCCGTGTGGCCCTCGACGTTGCCGGGGCTCCTCCTGCTCGGCGCGGTCTCGGCGCTCGGGTTGATGCTCGGGGAGCTGCCGAACTCCTTCGTGAAACGTCAGCTCGACGTCGAGCCGGGCGCGCCGCCGAAGCACCGCTTGGGGCGCGTGATCTCGGCCGTGGCCGATCGGCTGGATTCGGTCGTCGGTGCGCTCGCCGGCGCATCGTTGGTCGTCGAACTATCGTGGAAAACGGCGCTCTTCTGCCTCTTGATTGGGCCGCCGATCCACGGGCTTTTCAGCGTCCTTTTGTGGGTGCTCGGCGTGAAGAAGAGGGCAGGATGA